One Ananas comosus cultivar F153 unplaced genomic scaffold, ASM154086v1, whole genome shotgun sequence genomic window carries:
- the LOC109705383 gene encoding peroxidase 72-like: MKTTAGAHTIGFSRCTSFRQRLYNQSGNGLADSTLDESYAMQLRWGCPRSGSDDNLFPLDYVSPAQFDNYYYKNILVGKGLLNSDQILFTKSATTRQLVELYAANIGIFYDHFAKSMIKMGNITPLTGLEGEVRTNCRRINSS, encoded by the coding sequence ATGAAAACAACTGCAGGTGCTCACACTATCGGATTTTCGCGCTGCACCAGCTTCCGCCAGCGTCTGTACAACCAGTCGGGCAACGGTTTAGCCGACAGCACGCTGGACGAGTCGTACGCCATGCAGCTCCGGTGGGGCTGCCCGCGATCGGGCAGCGACGACAACCTCTTCCCGCTCGACTACGTCAGCCCCGCACAGTTCGACAACTACTATTACAAGAACATTTTGGTCGGCAAGGGCCTGCTGAACTCAGACCAAATTTTGTTCACGAAAAGCGCGACTACGAGGCAGCTGGTGGAGCTGTACGCCGCGAACATCGGCATATTCTACGATCACTTCGCCAAGTCGATGATCAAGATGGGGAATATCACGCCGTTGACGGGATTGGAGGGCGAGGTCCGGACCAATTGCAGGAGGATCAACTCTTCTTAG